The proteins below are encoded in one region of Mangifera indica cultivar Alphonso chromosome 7, CATAS_Mindica_2.1, whole genome shotgun sequence:
- the LOC123221872 gene encoding zinc finger CCCH domain-containing protein 3 isoform X2: protein MVVGKYYCDYCDKQFQDTPFARKRHLQGVQHLRAKSLWYDSLSPQATHQSFPEGKKGICNRFTKTYSCPYGDSCKYLHIDINNTQKAETKGFIDNARSSSVDPRIQLVGGGSSLPGDVVGGGMGMSWGNLPPSLKPPPEGGYPPLPFVDWG, encoded by the exons ATGGTAGTGGGAAAGTACTACTGCGACTACTGTGACAAGCAATTCCAAGACACCCCTTTCGCCAGAAAACGCCATCTTCAAGGCGTCCAACACCTCCGTGCCAAGTCTCTTTGGTACGATTCTCTCTCTCCCCAGG CCACCCACCAGTCTTTCCCTGAAGGGAAGAAGGGTATCTGTAACCGCTTCACCAAAACG TATTCTTGCCCATATGGTGATTCTTGTAAATACCTTCATATTGACATCAACAATACGCAAAAAGCAGAGACTAAAg GCTTTATAGATAATGCCCGGTCATCATCAGTTGATCCAAGAATTCAATTAGTTGGTGGTGGAAGCTCTTTGCCTG GTGATGTGGTGGGAGGTGGCATGGGAATGTCATGGGGCAATCTACCTCCATCGCTAAAACCTCCTCCTGAGGGGGGATATCCTCCTCTTCCCTTCGTGGATTGGGGATAA
- the LOC123221872 gene encoding zinc finger CCCH domain-containing protein 3 isoform X1 yields MVVGKYYCDYCDKQFQDTPFARKRHLQGVQHLRAKSLWYDSLSPQATHQSFPEGKKGICNRFTKTYSCPYGDSCKYLHIDINNTQKAETKATGFIDNARSSSVDPRIQLVGGGSSLPGDVVGGGMGMSWGNLPPSLKPPPEGGYPPLPFVDWG; encoded by the exons ATGGTAGTGGGAAAGTACTACTGCGACTACTGTGACAAGCAATTCCAAGACACCCCTTTCGCCAGAAAACGCCATCTTCAAGGCGTCCAACACCTCCGTGCCAAGTCTCTTTGGTACGATTCTCTCTCTCCCCAGG CCACCCACCAGTCTTTCCCTGAAGGGAAGAAGGGTATCTGTAACCGCTTCACCAAAACG TATTCTTGCCCATATGGTGATTCTTGTAAATACCTTCATATTGACATCAACAATACGCAAAAAGCAGAGACTAAAg CTACAGGCTTTATAGATAATGCCCGGTCATCATCAGTTGATCCAAGAATTCAATTAGTTGGTGGTGGAAGCTCTTTGCCTG GTGATGTGGTGGGAGGTGGCATGGGAATGTCATGGGGCAATCTACCTCCATCGCTAAAACCTCCTCCTGAGGGGGGATATCCTCCTCTTCCCTTCGTGGATTGGGGATAA